A DNA window from Meiothermus cerbereus DSM 11376 contains the following coding sequences:
- the trmH gene encoding tRNA (guanosine(18)-2'-O)-methyltransferase TrmH, protein MTPERLARIRAVLDKRQPDLTVLMERVHKPHNFSAILRSCDAVGVLEAHAIPARHGIPNLEEAENLSLKGKTFNETSGSAAKWVGLQIHPDVASAFAHLKSQGFQVLAAHFSERVVDYRQADYTRPTCILLGTEKWGVSPEAAERADAHILIPMMGMVESLNVSVAAAVILFEAQRQRLQAGFYQRPRLSPEDYEAVLQSWIARHARGQG, encoded by the coding sequence GTGACGCCTGAACGCCTTGCCAGGATTCGTGCAGTATTGGATAAACGCCAGCCCGACCTGACGGTGTTGATGGAGCGGGTGCATAAGCCCCACAATTTCTCGGCCATTCTGCGCTCCTGCGATGCGGTGGGGGTGCTCGAGGCCCACGCCATCCCAGCCCGGCACGGAATCCCCAACCTGGAGGAAGCTGAGAACCTCAGCCTGAAAGGCAAAACCTTCAACGAAACCTCCGGTTCGGCGGCCAAGTGGGTGGGTTTGCAGATTCACCCCGATGTGGCCTCGGCTTTTGCCCACCTGAAATCGCAGGGGTTTCAGGTGCTGGCGGCGCATTTTTCCGAACGGGTGGTGGACTATCGCCAGGCCGACTACACCCGCCCTACCTGCATCCTGCTGGGCACCGAGAAATGGGGGGTGTCGCCCGAAGCCGCCGAGCGGGCCGATGCCCACATCTTGATTCCCATGATGGGCATGGTAGAGAGCCTCAACGTTTCGGTGGCGGCAGCGGTGATTCTGTTTGAGGCCCAGCGGCAGCGCTTGCAGGCAGGGTTTTACCAGCGGCCCCGCCTTTCGCCAGAAGACTATGAGGCCGTGCTGCAGAGTTGGATCGCCCGGCATGCGCGCGGCCAGGGTTGA
- a CDS encoding aldo/keto reductase produces MSYRKLGKSGLFVHPIALGTMQFGWTADEPTSFAIMDAFVEAGGNLIDTADIYSTWAPGNPGGVSEEIIGRWMQSRGLRERVVLATKVRGPMGPGGSEGRNHPLQREGLSRAWIMRAVEDSLRRLRVDYIDLYQVHWVDNQVPIEETLSALTDLVHKGYVRYIGCSNFSAWRLMQALWASDKHGFESFVSIQPEYSLTMPTRMNFERELARVCETYGLGVIPYSPLAGGFLTGKYRRDQPLPESVRAQGIASGRFSEQNWKILDKVLEIADRHGAHPAQVALAWQLSRPFITAPIVGANTVQQLQDLLPAAGLQLGAEEIAALNEVSSWPLTRTEREV; encoded by the coding sequence ATGAGCTACCGCAAACTGGGAAAGTCGGGTTTGTTTGTTCATCCCATCGCCCTCGGCACCATGCAGTTTGGCTGGACTGCCGACGAACCCACCTCCTTTGCCATCATGGACGCTTTTGTGGAGGCGGGAGGCAACCTGATTGATACCGCCGACATCTACAGCACCTGGGCACCTGGCAATCCGGGTGGGGTCTCGGAGGAGATTATTGGGCGTTGGATGCAAAGTCGAGGGCTGCGTGAGCGGGTGGTCTTAGCTACCAAGGTACGGGGTCCGATGGGGCCGGGGGGTTCCGAGGGGCGCAACCACCCCCTGCAGCGCGAGGGGCTATCACGTGCCTGGATCATGCGGGCAGTCGAAGACAGCTTGCGCCGCCTGCGCGTGGACTATATCGACCTTTACCAGGTGCACTGGGTTGACAATCAGGTGCCCATCGAGGAAACCCTCTCGGCCCTGACCGACCTGGTGCATAAAGGCTATGTGCGCTACATCGGCTGCTCCAACTTTTCGGCTTGGCGCCTGATGCAGGCCTTGTGGGCTTCCGATAAACACGGCTTCGAAAGCTTTGTTTCGATCCAGCCTGAGTACAGCCTAACTATGCCTACCCGGATGAACTTCGAGCGGGAGCTGGCTCGAGTTTGCGAGACCTATGGCCTGGGGGTAATCCCTTACAGCCCCCTGGCGGGTGGCTTCCTCACCGGCAAGTACCGCCGCGACCAACCCCTGCCCGAGAGCGTGCGGGCCCAGGGCATTGCCAGTGGGCGCTTTAGCGAGCAAAACTGGAAGATTCTGGATAAGGTGCTGGAAATCGCCGATCGACACGGGGCCCATCCAGCGCAGGTGGCCCTGGCCTGGCAGTTGTCGCGCCCTTTCATTACCGCCCCGATTGTGGGGGCCAATACGGTTCAGCAGTTGCAAGACCTGCTCCCAGCCGCCGGACTGCAGCTTGGGGCAGAGGAAATTGCCGCGCTCAATGAAGTGTCTAGCTGGCCCCTCACCCGCACCGAGCGCGAAGTTTAG
- a CDS encoding VanW family protein produces the protein MRAAILGVFCLISLALAGPDGVYYALENRIEKGQIVTIGVPQRIKIGGVGQLPTLLTRAARPALEARWRYNATLKDWVLQDQMGHSFDLAEAKKRYLEALKAGQTEFLLPVNHTLHPLGAPYYYSLGIRQLLAEATTSFAGSSYERGYNIQLGASRLNGVLIAPGETFSFARAMGEVSERTGFKKAFVISGEQTVEGVGGGMCQVSTTLFRAAYFSGLPIVQRRPHSYQVRYYQPTGLDAAVFLPSLDLKFKNDTPGYLLIQSSVNGSQITFRIFGSKDREVTWSSPVTLTRIPAPPTRYIVSPDLPPQRFVQVDWAAEGATVNVYRTIRFSDGRVLKDTLTSTYRPWGAVWLVGEGTRLKSGRVITAATDDAPDDHGYRLPTQTALRPARNR, from the coding sequence ATGCGGGCTGCTATTCTGGGTGTTTTTTGCTTGATTTCTCTGGCATTGGCGGGGCCGGATGGCGTTTACTATGCCCTGGAGAACCGCATCGAAAAAGGTCAGATTGTGACCATCGGGGTGCCCCAGCGCATCAAGATTGGGGGGGTGGGGCAGCTTCCAACCCTCTTGACCAGGGCCGCCCGGCCTGCGCTCGAGGCCCGCTGGCGCTACAATGCCACCCTAAAAGACTGGGTGCTACAGGATCAGATGGGCCACAGCTTCGACCTGGCCGAAGCCAAAAAGCGCTACCTCGAGGCCCTGAAGGCAGGCCAGACGGAGTTTTTACTGCCTGTAAACCACACCCTGCACCCCCTGGGGGCCCCTTATTACTACAGCCTCGGCATCCGCCAGCTACTCGCTGAGGCCACCACCTCCTTTGCGGGTTCGTCCTACGAACGCGGCTACAACATCCAGCTCGGGGCCAGCCGCCTGAACGGCGTGCTGATTGCTCCCGGCGAAACCTTCTCGTTTGCCAGGGCGATGGGCGAGGTTTCCGAACGCACCGGTTTCAAAAAAGCCTTTGTTATCTCCGGTGAGCAGACGGTAGAGGGGGTGGGCGGGGGAATGTGCCAGGTCTCGACCACCCTTTTCCGCGCAGCGTACTTCTCGGGCCTGCCCATCGTGCAGCGCCGCCCGCACAGCTACCAGGTTCGCTACTACCAGCCTACCGGCCTCGATGCTGCGGTGTTTTTGCCTTCCCTGGACCTCAAGTTCAAAAACGATACCCCGGGTTACCTGCTGATCCAGAGCAGCGTAAACGGCAGCCAGATTACTTTCCGCATCTTTGGCAGCAAAGACCGCGAAGTAACTTGGAGCAGCCCAGTTACACTAACCCGTATTCCCGCGCCACCTACCCGCTACATCGTTAGCCCCGACCTGCCCCCCCAGCGCTTTGTGCAGGTAGACTGGGCTGCCGAGGGGGCCACAGTGAACGTCTATCGCACCATCCGCTTTTCCGACGGCAGGGTGCTCAAAGATACCCTCACCAGCACCTACCGCCCCTGGGGTGCGGTCTGGCTGGTGGGCGAAGGAACCCGCCTGAAGTCGGGCCGGGTGATTACTGCCGCGACCGATGATGCCCCTGACGACCACGGCTACCGCCTGCCCACCCAGACCGCCTTGCGTCCGGCCCGCAACCGCTAG
- a CDS encoding pseudouridine synthase, with amino-acid sequence MIFLSAPEIGGFLFNMGKERLDKILGHLGVGTRKEIHRLARAGLITVDGEIITDSAFKFDPSLARIEVAGERLEYQTYFYLMLNKPAGYITSTKDRDGIPITALLPEELQRDDWMPVGRLDKDTEGLLLLTTDGELLHRLTHPRWKVTKRYYVELARPATPDDVAVFAAGDLELDGEALQPAELHLSPDPYKPDPYKVELVIREGRFHQVKRMFAARGNEVTYLKRVAFGPIWLPADLPLGGSRKLTAEETQALYHAVGLANAK; translated from the coding sequence ATGATTTTTTTATCAGCCCCGGAAATCGGGGGTTTTTTATTTAACATGGGCAAAGAGCGTTTAGACAAAATACTGGGGCATCTGGGCGTGGGTACCCGCAAAGAAATACACAGGCTGGCTCGAGCGGGCCTGATTACCGTCGATGGCGAGATCATCACCGACTCGGCCTTTAAGTTCGACCCCAGCCTCGCACGCATCGAGGTGGCCGGGGAGCGCTTGGAGTACCAGACCTATTTTTACCTGATGCTCAACAAGCCTGCAGGCTACATCACCTCTACCAAGGATCGCGACGGCATTCCCATTACCGCACTGCTGCCCGAGGAATTGCAAAGGGACGACTGGATGCCAGTGGGCCGCCTGGACAAAGATACCGAGGGGCTCTTGCTGCTCACCACCGACGGCGAACTGCTGCACCGGCTGACCCATCCGCGCTGGAAGGTGACCAAGCGCTACTACGTGGAACTGGCCCGCCCAGCCACCCCCGACGATGTGGCGGTGTTTGCGGCAGGCGACCTCGAGCTCGATGGTGAGGCGCTTCAGCCAGCAGAACTGCACCTGAGCCCCGACCCTTACAAGCCCGACCCTTACAAGGTAGAGCTGGTCATTCGGGAAGGCCGCTTTCACCAGGTCAAGCGGATGTTTGCCGCCAGAGGTAATGAGGTTACCTACCTGAAGCGGGTGGCTTTTGGGCCGATCTGGCTTCCCGCCGACCTGCCTCTGGGTGGCAGCCGCAAACTGACCGCCGAGGAAACCCAGGCCCTGTACCATGCGGTGGGCCTGGCAAATGCAAAATAA
- a CDS encoding MDR family oxidoreductase, with protein MQTFKALVVESGDPYTAQIRQATLDELPQGDVLVRVAYSSLNYKDGLAITGAGKVIRSFPMVPGIDLAGTVLESASPAYKPGDSVILTGWGVGERHWGGLAELARVRSEWLVPLPQGLSLQQAMGIGTAGFTAMLAVMALEAHAIDKSKEVLVTGAAGGVGSLAVALLARLGYRVVASTGRTSEEAHLRSLGAGEILDRAALTAPSKPLESERFGGAVDTVGGAVLAGVLPRMAYGGSVAACGNAGGVKLETTVFPFILRGVNLLGIDSVMCPREKRLEAWQRLAHDLPRPLLEEAMQVVSLEEVPERAQAILQGQVRGRVVVKMA; from the coding sequence ATGCAAACCTTCAAGGCCCTGGTAGTGGAATCGGGCGACCCCTATACCGCCCAGATTCGGCAGGCTACCCTGGATGAACTGCCGCAAGGGGATGTGCTGGTGCGGGTGGCCTACAGCAGCCTCAACTACAAGGACGGCCTAGCCATTACAGGTGCAGGCAAGGTGATCCGCAGTTTCCCCATGGTTCCCGGCATTGACCTGGCCGGAACGGTGCTGGAGTCGGCCTCGCCCGCGTACAAACCCGGCGACTCGGTCATCCTGACCGGCTGGGGGGTGGGGGAGCGGCACTGGGGCGGGCTGGCGGAACTGGCTCGAGTGCGCTCGGAGTGGCTGGTGCCTCTACCCCAGGGGCTTTCCTTGCAGCAGGCTATGGGCATCGGCACGGCGGGTTTTACCGCCATGCTGGCGGTGATGGCCCTCGAGGCCCATGCGATAGATAAAAGCAAAGAAGTGCTGGTTACTGGCGCAGCGGGTGGGGTGGGCAGCCTGGCGGTCGCGCTTTTGGCCCGGTTGGGCTACCGGGTGGTGGCCTCTACCGGCCGCACCAGTGAAGAAGCCCATTTGAGGTCGTTGGGTGCGGGCGAGATTCTGGATCGCGCTGCGCTGACAGCACCCAGCAAGCCGCTCGAGTCCGAACGTTTTGGCGGGGCGGTGGACACCGTGGGCGGGGCGGTGCTGGCCGGGGTGTTGCCGCGCATGGCCTACGGCGGCAGCGTGGCAGCCTGCGGCAACGCGGGTGGGGTGAAGCTCGAGACCACCGTATTCCCCTTTATTTTGCGCGGGGTGAACCTGCTGGGCATCGACTCGGTGATGTGCCCCCGGGAAAAGCGCCTGGAGGCCTGGCAGCGTCTGGCCCACGACCTGCCCAGGCCCTTGCTGGAAGAAGCTATGCAGGTTGTTAGCCTGGAAGAAGTGCCGGAACGGGCCCAGGCCATCCTGCAAGGTCAGGTGCGGGGGCGGGTGGTGGTGAAAATGGCCTGA
- the hisG gene encoding ATP phosphoribosyltransferase, whose product MIRGRYALVVALPKGRNFADGYQALTKAGLELPPVQNGRALLHGNEGGIAVLELRNHDVPTYVDLGIADVGVVGNDVLLESGRDVYEPVDLGTGACRLSLIRHPASSGPIRRIATKYPRFTAQVLRERGIVADIIELAGNVELAALTGLADAVVDVVQTGATLRAAGLLEVEVLAHSTARFIVNRQSLKLKRDLLRPLIERLRANAHNPFTAS is encoded by the coding sequence ATGATTCGCGGACGCTATGCTTTGGTGGTAGCCCTGCCCAAAGGGCGCAACTTCGCCGACGGCTACCAGGCGCTAACGAAGGCTGGGCTCGAGCTGCCGCCAGTGCAAAATGGGCGGGCCTTGCTGCACGGTAACGAAGGGGGCATCGCTGTTCTGGAGCTGCGCAACCATGACGTGCCCACCTATGTGGATCTGGGCATTGCCGATGTGGGGGTGGTGGGCAACGATGTGCTGCTAGAGTCGGGTCGGGACGTGTACGAGCCGGTTGACCTGGGCACAGGGGCCTGCCGCCTTTCCCTCATCCGCCACCCTGCCTCTAGCGGGCCCATCCGCCGCATTGCCACCAAGTACCCCCGCTTTACCGCCCAGGTACTGCGTGAACGGGGAATAGTTGCCGATATTATCGAGCTGGCCGGTAATGTCGAACTGGCCGCCCTCACCGGGCTGGCCGATGCCGTGGTGGATGTGGTACAGACCGGGGCTACCCTCAGGGCGGCGGGCTTGCTCGAGGTCGAGGTGCTGGCCCACTCCACCGCCCGCTTCATAGTCAACCGCCAGTCGCTCAAGCTCAAGCGCGATCTGCTGCGCCCCCTGATCGAGCGCTTGCGGGCCAATGCCCATAACCCATTCACCGCCAGCTAA
- a CDS encoding MFS transporter produces MHLTGLRGFTLVALGQLVSLVGSGMSQFALTIWAFEKTGLATSLALMGFFYMVPLILISPFAGAWVDRANRKLMMMISDLGAALGTLTVFLLYLSGSLEVWHLYVVGALNGLTSAFQWPAYSAAISTMVAKKDYARANGLLSLAESASGIGAPILAGIFLGLVGLGGILLLDLVTFVAAFVTLILVQVPQPKQSAAGLESRGSLLREALYGFRFIFARPSLLGLQTVFLLGNLVANLGSAIMAAMILARTASSETALATVQSAAGIGGVLGGVLLSTWGGPRRKVHGVLLGWVFSSLFGSVLLGLGQSVWIWAACAFMFALIVPILNGSNQAIWQAKVPPDVQGKVFAARRMIAWVAGPLSMLVAGPLADRVLTPAMMPGGSLVGLFGGLVGVGPGAGMALLLVMSGLLGMAVGLGGYLFRVIREAEALIPDHDQTPEDPAKPVLS; encoded by the coding sequence ATGCATTTGACCGGACTAAGGGGATTCACACTGGTGGCCTTGGGGCAACTGGTCTCGCTGGTGGGCAGCGGTATGAGCCAGTTTGCCCTTACCATCTGGGCCTTCGAAAAAACCGGGCTGGCTACCTCGCTGGCCCTGATGGGTTTTTTCTATATGGTGCCGCTTATCCTGATCTCGCCCTTTGCTGGGGCCTGGGTAGATCGGGCCAACCGCAAGCTCATGATGATGATCTCGGATCTGGGCGCTGCGCTGGGCACGCTGACGGTGTTTTTGCTTTACCTGAGTGGGAGCCTGGAGGTGTGGCACCTGTACGTGGTAGGGGCCCTGAACGGTCTGACCAGCGCTTTTCAATGGCCTGCTTACTCTGCGGCCATCTCGACCATGGTAGCCAAGAAGGACTATGCGCGGGCCAACGGCCTGCTCTCGCTGGCAGAGTCGGCCTCGGGTATTGGGGCACCCATTCTGGCGGGTATCTTTCTGGGGCTGGTGGGGTTAGGGGGCATTCTGCTGCTGGATCTGGTCACTTTTGTGGCTGCCTTCGTCACCTTAATTCTGGTGCAGGTGCCCCAACCCAAGCAAAGCGCCGCTGGCCTGGAAAGCCGGGGAAGTCTGCTGCGTGAGGCACTGTATGGTTTCCGCTTCATTTTTGCCAGGCCGAGCCTGCTGGGTCTGCAGACGGTGTTTCTGCTGGGCAATCTGGTGGCCAACCTGGGCTCGGCCATTATGGCCGCAATGATTCTGGCCCGCACGGCCTCGAGCGAAACCGCACTGGCTACCGTGCAAAGTGCTGCGGGCATTGGCGGGGTGCTGGGTGGGGTGTTGCTCTCGACCTGGGGTGGCCCCCGGCGCAAGGTACATGGGGTGCTTTTGGGCTGGGTGTTTTCGAGCCTTTTTGGAAGCGTGTTGTTGGGGTTGGGGCAGAGTGTGTGGATCTGGGCTGCCTGTGCTTTCATGTTCGCCCTGATTGTGCCCATTCTGAACGGCTCTAACCAGGCCATCTGGCAGGCCAAAGTGCCCCCCGACGTGCAGGGTAAGGTGTTTGCCGCCCGCCGCATGATTGCCTGGGTAGCCGGGCCGCTGTCTATGCTGGTAGCGGGTCCGCTGGCCGACCGGGTGCTGACCCCGGCCATGATGCCCGGTGGCTCCCTGGTTGGTCTTTTTGGGGGCCTGGTGGGGGTGGGGCCGGGGGCTGGCATGGCGCTGCTGCTGGTTATGAGCGGCCTGCTGGGTATGGCGGTGGGCCTGGGGGGCTACTTGTTCCGGGTGATACGCGAGGCAGAAGCCCTGATCCCCGACCACGACCAGACCCCCGAAGACCCGGCCAAGCCTGTGCTGTCGTAG
- a CDS encoding quinone oxidoreductase family protein: protein MKAIVVEQNGPPENLRYQEVPDPRPKADEVLVRTTLTSLNYADVQARRGGYEAGSPPPFIPGLDAVGVVEALGADVTGLKLGQRVAVFTSGGSYAEKVLAKAVLAYPVPAKLPDEAVSGLTALVTAYNILTWAARLQKNETVLVHAAAGGVGSLAVQMAKALGAGLVIGTVGDTAKADAVRRLGADEVLGYADFAEQVLKLTKQQGADVILDSVAGEVFNRGMQCLAPFGRMVVYGHASGQAGSFETRPLHRQSKAVIGYSSGHYRRSRPALLRPTVEAVFALLQAGQVRLLVGARYRLEQAAEAHALMESRRSTGKILLYP from the coding sequence ATGAAAGCTATTGTGGTTGAGCAAAACGGCCCGCCCGAAAACCTGCGCTACCAGGAGGTGCCAGACCCCAGGCCCAAGGCCGACGAAGTGCTGGTGCGCACGACCCTTACCAGCCTCAACTACGCCGATGTGCAGGCCCGGCGGGGCGGCTACGAGGCGGGTTCACCACCCCCCTTCATACCGGGGCTGGATGCGGTGGGGGTTGTGGAAGCCCTGGGGGCAGACGTAACAGGCCTGAAGCTGGGACAACGGGTGGCAGTGTTTACCAGCGGGGGCTCGTATGCCGAAAAAGTGCTAGCTAAAGCAGTGCTGGCCTACCCGGTTCCTGCCAAGCTTCCCGACGAGGCTGTATCGGGCCTGACTGCCCTGGTTACGGCCTACAACATCCTGACCTGGGCCGCACGGCTGCAAAAGAACGAGACCGTGCTGGTGCATGCCGCTGCCGGAGGGGTGGGCAGTCTGGCGGTACAGATGGCCAAAGCCCTGGGTGCGGGGCTGGTCATTGGCACTGTGGGGGATACAGCCAAAGCCGATGCTGTTCGCCGTCTGGGGGCCGACGAAGTGCTGGGGTATGCGGATTTTGCCGAGCAGGTGCTGAAGCTTACCAAACAACAAGGCGCCGATGTAATTCTCGACTCGGTGGCGGGCGAGGTCTTTAATCGGGGAATGCAGTGCCTGGCTCCTTTTGGCCGAATGGTGGTGTATGGACATGCCAGTGGGCAGGCCGGCAGCTTTGAAACCCGCCCGCTGCACCGCCAGAGCAAAGCGGTCATCGGCTACAGCAGCGGGCACTACCGCCGCAGTCGGCCCGCGCTTTTGAGACCCACCGTAGAGGCCGTTTTTGCCCTGCTCCAGGCCGGGCAGGTTCGGCTTTTGGTTGGCGCGCGCTACAGGCTCGAGCAGGCCGCAGAGGCCCACGCCCTGATGGAAAGCCGCCGGAGCACAGGCAAAATTTTGCTTTACCCCTAA
- a CDS encoding HU family DNA-binding protein: MARAAAKKTKTKADLIDQVAATAGLKKKDAKAAVDAFLSKIEDALKAGNKVQLTGFGTFEVRSRKARTGVKPGTTQKIKIPASKYPAFKPGKALKETVKK; the protein is encoded by the coding sequence ATGGCAAGAGCCGCAGCAAAGAAAACCAAAACCAAAGCCGACCTGATTGACCAAGTAGCCGCCACCGCTGGCTTGAAGAAAAAAGATGCCAAAGCCGCCGTGGACGCTTTCCTGAGCAAGATCGAAGACGCCCTCAAGGCTGGTAATAAAGTGCAGTTGACCGGCTTCGGCACCTTCGAAGTGCGCAGCCGTAAAGCCCGTACCGGTGTGAAGCCTGGCACCACCCAGAAGATCAAGATCCCCGCCTCCAAGTACCCTGCCTTCAAGCCTGGCAAGGCCCTGAAGGAAACCGTCAAGAAATAA
- a CDS encoding lysophospholipid acyltransferase family protein produces the protein MYEYGLRVYHNTKALARVLLQVLFGLKVEGAEKIPMEGPVILASNHMSFLDPVVMGVACPRVVSYMSRDDVFKYPILRWLLPRLYVIPVSRGAGDLGAIKAAIRVLKNGMAFGIFPEGRRSRTGFIEPFKTGVAAIALRTGAVIVPAAIIGSDKAWPVGKGPRLRRPVRVVFGDPIAIPPGKTDHKTLEEVTRQLEAAVTALLPPEYHRKPTV, from the coding sequence ATGTACGAGTATGGCTTAAGGGTTTACCACAACACCAAAGCGCTGGCTCGAGTGCTGCTGCAGGTGCTGTTTGGTTTGAAGGTGGAAGGCGCGGAGAAAATTCCCATGGAAGGCCCGGTAATACTGGCTTCCAACCACATGTCCTTCCTCGACCCGGTGGTGATGGGGGTGGCCTGCCCCAGGGTGGTGAGCTATATGTCGCGCGACGACGTGTTCAAGTACCCCATCCTGCGCTGGCTTTTGCCACGCCTGTACGTGATTCCGGTCTCGAGGGGGGCGGGCGATCTGGGGGCCATTAAGGCGGCCATTCGCGTTCTAAAAAACGGCATGGCCTTTGGTATCTTTCCCGAAGGGCGTCGCAGCCGCACCGGGTTTATCGAGCCGTTCAAGACCGGGGTGGCGGCCATTGCCTTGCGTACGGGTGCCGTGATCGTTCCGGCGGCCATCATCGGCAGCGACAAAGCCTGGCCGGTGGGCAAGGGGCCGCGTCTGCGGCGACCGGTTCGTGTGGTATTCGGCGATCCCATTGCCATACCTCCGGGGAAAACCGATCACAAGACCCTGGAGGAGGTTACACGCCAGCTCGAGGCAGCCGTGACCGCACTTTTGCCCCCTGAATACCACAGAAAGCCCACGGTTTAG
- a CDS encoding winged helix-turn-helix domain-containing protein, whose translation MSSTSENTRVLELNNALAARILADPEVAVFLKPFMHGPTTVKAAAEAFNLPIQTMHYRVGQMLKAGLLQVVAVSHRQGRPIKQYQATSTAFRFPLKLVPQRLLENLTSHVFWKAQLERSLEKALQANTHQAHMVVYRNQDGLLTWSSHPDDEAEEPEVLGLQYPATFNLWTGGLMLDRADAKALQRELWELYERYAHRGGAEKYVMHLGLAPSFE comes from the coding sequence GTGTCCAGCACAAGCGAAAATACCAGGGTGCTCGAGCTCAACAATGCGCTGGCCGCCCGTATTCTGGCCGACCCCGAGGTAGCTGTCTTCCTCAAGCCCTTTATGCATGGGCCCACCACCGTTAAGGCCGCGGCCGAAGCGTTTAATCTGCCCATTCAGACCATGCACTACCGCGTGGGTCAGATGCTTAAGGCCGGTCTATTGCAGGTGGTGGCTGTATCGCACAGGCAGGGGCGACCCATCAAGCAGTATCAGGCCACCTCCACAGCCTTTCGCTTTCCCCTAAAGCTGGTGCCCCAGCGTCTCCTGGAAAACCTGACCAGCCATGTGTTCTGGAAAGCCCAGCTCGAGCGCAGCCTGGAAAAAGCCCTGCAAGCAAACACCCACCAGGCACACATGGTGGTCTATCGCAACCAGGACGGGCTGCTCACCTGGAGCTCCCACCCGGATGATGAGGCAGAAGAGCCCGAAGTCCTGGGCCTGCAATACCCAGCCACCTTCAACCTCTGGACCGGAGGCCTTATGCTTGACCGGGCCGATGCCAAAGCCTTACAGCGTGAACTATGGGAACTCTACGAGCGCTATGCCCATCGGGGAGGTGCCGAAAAATACGTAATGCACCTGGGCCTGGCCCCAAGCTTCGAATAG